The genomic region TTACGCATTATATTCCCTCAACGTCTTCGTCTTCTTCGCTCTTCCCTTCCCCTTCTTCTCCGGCAGCGACAGCGCGAACCGTTTCCCCGCGTCGATCCATTTCGCCAGGCCGGCAGCGCTCTTCCACCCCGCTTCCTGCACCATGACCCAGCCGCTCATCGGCCTGCCGGTGATGTCAAAGGGCTTTACGTTCCGCCCCGTGAGGCTCTTCTCCGCCAGGTCCCTGTCCATGCGAACGATCAGGCTGTCCTTATGGATGCCGAAGGCCATATTGCCCTTGAGCAGGTAGCAGACGCCGCCGAACATCTTCTTTTTTTCAACGTTCCGCCATTCCTTCGCAGCAGCGTCGATCTTGTCTTCGAGGTTTTGGTTATACATCCTGGATTCCCCGTTATTTGCCGCCCATCAGCCAATCCAGCAGGAACCATGCGCCCACCAGTCCCGCGATGAGGATGATCGTATTCAGGATGTTCCGAAAGCCATGGCTCTTTTCAGGGTCCGGCGGTTCAGATGATGTTAGTCCGTTCTTTTCCATCGTGGTTTCTCAAGGAGTGTCCTGCGGAAGCGCAAATTATTCTTCGAGCATGTGTACCCTGGCTTGTTCTCATGAGGGTCAGTCGCAATGAGAAAGACCTATGCCTGAAGGTTTCTGTTGTTTGTTGAAGAGTATACGCCCAGTGAATATTTTGTCAAGCTCCGGCCGACCCTCGATTGCCCTTGATTCTTATCCCCGGTCAATATATAATTCAAAGTAATGCAATGAGCGAATTCATCCAGATTATATACAATACCGGGGATTAGGAGAACATGGCGTTTACCGGAGATTTAGAACATCTGAACATAGTGGACATCATCCAGTTGATCCACGCGACGCGCCAATCGGGCATTTTTTCCGTTAAGGGGATCAACGGGGAGAGCAGGATTGTTTTCAGCGCCGGGAATATTGTCGGCGCAAATCATATCGACAACAGTGTTCGCATCGGGACCGTCCTGGTGAAAACGGGCGCCATAACGATCGACGATCTCAAGCAGGCAATGGGCGTCATGAAGAATGCGCATAAGAACCGCATGCTGCTTCTCGCCACCCTGGTGCAGATGGGCACGCTGAAGCGGGAAGACGCCCTGAGAGGATTGAAAAAGCTGGCCGAGTTGACGATCGTTGAGCTGATGAGCTGGACAAAGGGCACGTTTACGTTCGACACGGATGCGATCGTCGTTTCTTCCGAAGGAGGGCAGGATTTGGGAGTTGATGCAC from Nitrospirota bacterium harbors:
- a CDS encoding TfoX/Sxy family protein, which gives rise to MYNQNLEDKIDAAAKEWRNVEKKKMFGGVCYLLKGNMAFGIHKDSLIVRMDRDLAEKSLTGRNVKPFDITGRPMSGWVMVQEAGWKSAAGLAKWIDAGKRFALSLPEKKGKGRAKKTKTLREYNA